A genomic region of Alligator mississippiensis isolate rAllMis1 chromosome 4, rAllMis1, whole genome shotgun sequence contains the following coding sequences:
- the LOC132249799 gene encoding olfactory receptor 5AR1-like — protein MDGANQTQVTEFVFLGFSHVLQGQAFVFLAFLTIYLITLLGNCLILTLIVLDPQLHSPMYFFLGHLSFLDMSYSSVTVPKILVNFVRQRETISYWECMAQMFFLMSCAGAEASLLTVMAYDRYTAICKPLHYTEILSRGVCISLATVSWLWAILASAIHTSLATDVSFCGANQIHHIFCDVPPLLKIACSDTYINEMALHTASVFVGLIPFLLVLISYTYILLAILRIRSDTGRRKAFATCAAHLVVVIIYFGMGNLNYNRPSAGYSLEVDTLISALYCILTPMLNPFIYSLRNQDVKGALRRALGWHEKDNASPRTQPGVD, from the coding sequence ATGGACGGGGCGAACCAGACGCAGGTGACAGAGTTTGTCTTCCTGGGATTCTCCCAcgtcctgcagggccaggccttcGTCTTCCTGGCCTTCCTCACCATCTACCTCATCACCCTGCTGGGGAACTGCCTGATCCTCACCCTCATTGTGCTGgatccccagctgcacagccccatgtacttcttcctcggCCACCTCTCCTTCCTGGACATGAGCTACTCCTCTGTCACTGTGCCCAAGATCCTTGTTAACTTTGTACGCCAGCGGGAGACCATCTCCTACTGGGAGTGCATGGCACAGATGTTCTTCCTCATGAGCTGTGCAGGTGCCGAGGCTTCGTTGTTGACCGTCATGGCCTATGACCGGTACACGGCCATCTGCAAACCCCTGCACTACACCGAGATCTTGAGCAGGGGCGTATGCATCTCCCTGGCCACTGTGTCCTGGCTCTGGGCCATCCTAGCCTCAGCCATCCACACCTCCCTGGCCACCGACGTCTCCTTCTGTGGAGCCAACCAGATCCACCACATCTTCTGCGACGTCCCTCCTCTGCTGAAGATCGCCTGCAGCGACACCTACATCAACGAGATGGCTTTGCATACAGCCAGTGTCTTTGTGGGATTGATCCCATTTCTGCTCGTTCTCATCTCATACACCTACATCCTGCTGGCCATCCTCCGTATCCGCTCTGACACAGGCAGGCGCAAAGCCTTCGCCACGTGTGCTGCACACCTGGTCGTGGTCATCATCTACTTTGGGATGGGCAACCTGAACTACAACCGGCCCAGCGCTGGCTACTCCCTGGAGGTGGACACGCTGATCTCCGCGCTGTACTGCATCCTCACCCCCATGCTCAACCCCTTCATCTACAGCCTCCGCAACCAGGACGTGAAGGGTGCCCTGAGGAGGGCCCTGGGGTGGCATGAGAAGGACAATGCATCCCCACGCACACAGCCAGGTGTGGActaa